A single region of the Pyrodictium occultum genome encodes:
- a CDS encoding ABC transporter ATP-binding protein, producing MVGALILELRGVWFERGADTILREVDLSLERGEILVVHGRSGVGKTTLAMIAALLLAPTRGRTVFMGSDVTGAGDQERSKLRLKHIGYVDQYSRLLPSLTLVDNVALPLRLMGVGREEARREASMLLERLGLKGLEERYPGEVSGGQRQRAAIARALVKKPRLVVADEPLSSLDDEARETVLSLLRDYVRERGAAALITTTELGVLYGGDREYMLSEGRLRRIA from the coding sequence ATGGTGGGGGCGTTGATCCTAGAGCTTAGGGGTGTCTGGTTCGAGAGAGGAGCAGACACGATACTCCGGGAGGTCGACCTCTCCCTGGAGAGGGGCGAGATCCTAGTAGTGCATGGGAGGAGCGGTGTGGGGAAGACAACGCTCGCAATGATAGCGGCTCTCCTCCTGGCGCCCACTAGAGGGAGGACAGTCTTCATGGGGAGTGACGTCACGGGCGCAGGGGACCAGGAGAGGTCAAAGCTGAGGCTGAAGCATATAGGCTATGTAGACCAGTATAGTAGGCTCCTGCCAAGCCTAACCCTGGTCGACAACGTGGCGCTGCCACTCCGCCTCATGGGTGTGGGCAGGGAGGAGGCTAGAAGGGAGGCCAGCATGCTCCTGGAGAGGCTTGGCCTCAAAGGCCTCGAGGAGAGGTATCCGGGGGAGGTGAGCGGGGGCCAGAGGCAGAGGGCGGCAATAGCCCGCGCGCTCGTGAAGAAGCCGCGCCTGGTTGTCGCAGACGAGCCCCTCTCCAGCCTAGACGACGAGGCCAGGGAGACGGTGCTAAGCCTACTGAGAGACTATGTGAGGGAGAGGGGGGCAGCCGCGCTGATAACGACCACGGAGCTAGGCGTGCTCTACGGCGGTGACAGGGAGTACATGCTCTCCGAGGGGAGGCTGAGGAGGATAGCCTAG
- a CDS encoding DUF1616 domain-containing protein codes for MEGKTLEQLVRERLERGEKLYSVLKSLYQDIAGGRMRLIDPSPPRSLREYLLRLDYSLWLWAVVALVALTHASVALSGAAPPAKPLRYVAGSIYVLFIPGYVLVEALYPEEGSLTPLERLALSIGLSLAVIPLIGLVLNYTPWGIRLKPIMAATTVYVAAMLAAAAYRKYRLVRLEAEARGRSR; via the coding sequence TTGGAGGGGAAGACCCTCGAGCAGCTCGTGAGGGAGCGCCTGGAGAGGGGGGAGAAGCTGTACAGCGTGCTGAAGAGCCTATACCAGGACATAGCCGGCGGGAGGATGAGGCTCATAGACCCCTCCCCGCCCAGGAGCCTCCGGGAGTACCTTCTGAGGCTCGACTACAGCCTATGGCTCTGGGCCGTGGTCGCCCTAGTGGCGCTGACCCATGCCTCGGTGGCCCTCTCGGGGGCGGCGCCGCCAGCCAAGCCTCTACGCTACGTGGCTGGGAGCATCTACGTGCTCTTCATACCGGGCTACGTCCTCGTGGAGGCCCTCTACCCGGAGGAGGGGAGCCTTACACCCCTTGAGAGGCTCGCCCTATCCATAGGCCTCTCGCTGGCCGTAATCCCGCTGATAGGGCTGGTGCTCAACTACACCCCCTGGGGTATAAGGCTGAAGCCGATAATGGCGGCTACAACCGTCTACGTGGCCGCCATGCTGGCCGCGGCAGCCTATAGGAAGTATAGGCTTGTGAGGCTCGAGGCCGAGGCCCGGGGGAGGAGCCGCTGA
- a CDS encoding DUF1616 domain-containing protein: MRLALVPAAIALLAAVLLQPAAGSRGAVAALDQKIGALVHDASLLYSRGANVTSIVQLLDEAAKRINRGDYSGAEAAVASAASTVEALKAGVRGIHLRMVVRRYGLAAAALALAPAAYILIPRVYLYLWFRARRGWIVSTRPAGRSRSSLIMDEEVFAVIMAVIVVASVFTAAMILRPRSIEPFTALGLLNEECKIGYYPAEAYPGENLTLCIFVDNHMGEPIYYKVVYKVGNGSTLPSNTTPSPEPPLMEWRGVLGDGGNTTFRVVVPVEPPRGLMGQRAALIFELWVYDPGKGGWVYTGRWNHLYLKLVSPG; this comes from the coding sequence GTGCGCCTAGCCCTGGTCCCAGCGGCTATAGCCCTCCTGGCGGCTGTGCTGCTCCAGCCGGCGGCCGGGAGCCGTGGCGCGGTGGCTGCGCTCGACCAGAAGATAGGGGCGCTGGTGCATGATGCGTCACTCCTCTACAGCCGTGGGGCGAACGTAACCAGTATAGTCCAGCTGCTCGACGAGGCCGCGAAGAGGATCAACCGAGGCGACTACAGTGGCGCGGAGGCGGCGGTGGCAAGCGCCGCCAGCACTGTGGAGGCCCTGAAGGCCGGAGTCCGCGGCATCCACCTCCGCATGGTGGTCCGCCGCTACGGTCTTGCCGCAGCCGCGCTCGCGCTGGCCCCCGCCGCCTACATACTGATACCCCGCGTCTACCTCTACCTATGGTTCCGGGCTAGGAGGGGCTGGATCGTCTCCACGAGGCCGGCTGGGAGGAGCCGGAGCAGCCTCATAATGGACGAGGAGGTTTTCGCCGTAATAATGGCGGTCATAGTGGTTGCATCAGTCTTCACGGCGGCTATGATACTGAGGCCGAGGAGCATAGAGCCGTTCACAGCGCTAGGCCTGCTCAACGAGGAGTGCAAGATAGGCTACTACCCGGCGGAGGCCTACCCCGGGGAGAACCTGACCCTATGCATATTCGTCGACAACCACATGGGGGAGCCGATATACTACAAGGTGGTCTACAAGGTTGGCAACGGCTCCACGCTCCCAAGCAACACCACGCCCTCCCCGGAGCCCCCGCTAATGGAGTGGAGGGGGGTCCTGGGAGACGGCGGCAACACGACATTCAGGGTAGTGGTGCCGGTGGAGCCTCCCCGGGGGCTCATGGGCCAGCGAGCAGCACTGATATTCGAGCTATGGGTCTACGACCCGGGGAAGGGTGGCTGGGTCTACACGGGCAGGTGGAACCACCTATACCTCAAGCTGGTCAGCCCAGGGTGA
- a CDS encoding DUF58 domain-containing protein: MELTERGAGLAAVAAALAALYAATGDPLLALALALAALPLVLDLAYLALGPGRASCSAGPRVERRLWPWERPVVELAVACSRGRARLDEGSLPAWLHVLETVPVDGAGVRVRARLAPAHYGVYRLQRLVVVFEAPLGLLRLRRGVEARVELRVLPETLYRVLEALGLLGLGGLGAWPGEGLPAPWALRSMGGEYYETREYVPGDLPRRIDWKATARTQRLMVRDYREAPAGGLALVFDTRCRGPATCDAVASAALSAAVAAVRQGEQPLLAYDFSRGRIIAHSSPRVLLAYLLDRILESEAAERLELYEYAEPLTSREVLQALRGLAGRAGVVPAGPLEAVDALARPGRTFIASMVLHMVRDTLDLVDALRRRGVEVVVAMPAKPWLDAESLEEAYRVYRSAELVARKLRRMGVELLPWRSRGHGV; the protein is encoded by the coding sequence GTGGAGCTCACCGAGCGGGGGGCGGGGCTGGCAGCGGTAGCCGCCGCCCTGGCCGCGCTGTACGCGGCTACGGGGGACCCTCTGCTAGCCCTAGCCCTGGCGCTGGCGGCTCTCCCCCTGGTCCTGGACCTCGCCTACCTGGCCCTGGGCCCGGGGAGGGCGTCCTGCAGCGCCGGGCCCCGGGTGGAGAGGAGGCTGTGGCCGTGGGAGAGGCCGGTGGTGGAGCTAGCAGTCGCCTGCAGCAGGGGCCGCGCCCGCCTCGACGAGGGGTCGCTGCCAGCCTGGCTCCATGTCCTGGAAACTGTGCCCGTGGACGGGGCCGGGGTGAGGGTGAGGGCTAGGCTCGCCCCAGCCCACTACGGGGTCTACAGGCTCCAGCGGCTGGTGGTGGTGTTCGAGGCTCCCCTAGGCCTCCTGAGGCTGAGGAGGGGGGTGGAGGCCCGGGTTGAGCTGAGGGTTCTACCCGAGACCCTCTACCGGGTCCTCGAGGCGCTGGGCCTCCTGGGCCTAGGGGGGCTAGGCGCCTGGCCCGGCGAGGGCCTCCCAGCCCCCTGGGCCCTGAGGAGCATGGGGGGCGAGTACTACGAGACCAGGGAGTACGTGCCCGGGGACCTGCCCAGGAGGATCGACTGGAAAGCCACCGCTAGGACGCAGAGGCTCATGGTGAGGGACTACAGGGAGGCCCCGGCAGGCGGCCTGGCGCTGGTGTTCGACACCAGGTGCAGGGGGCCCGCCACATGCGACGCTGTGGCCTCGGCAGCGCTCTCGGCCGCTGTGGCGGCGGTGAGGCAGGGGGAGCAGCCCCTACTAGCCTACGACTTCTCGCGGGGCAGGATAATAGCCCACTCTAGCCCAAGGGTCCTGCTAGCCTACCTGCTGGACCGTATACTGGAGAGCGAGGCCGCTGAGAGGCTGGAGCTCTACGAGTACGCCGAGCCCCTGACCAGCAGGGAGGTTCTCCAGGCGTTGAGGGGGCTGGCGGGGAGGGCGGGGGTGGTCCCGGCGGGGCCCCTGGAGGCTGTGGATGCCCTGGCTAGGCCTGGAAGAACCTTTATAGCCTCCATGGTTCTCCACATGGTCCGCGATACCCTAGACCTGGTGGACGCGCTTAGGCGGAGGGGCGTAGAGGTAGTAGTGGCTATGCCTGCGAAGCCCTGGCTTGACGCTGAGAGCCTCGAGGAGGCGTACAGGGTGTATAGGAGCGCCGAGCTGGTGGCGAGGAAGCTCCGCCGCATGGGTGTGGAGCTCCTGCCCTGGCGCAGCCGGGGGCACGGGGTGTAG
- a CDS encoding AAA family ATPase, which translates to MQPSAAAKLAEAIEELRRYILGYEDLLRLLAVALVSGGHVLIEGPPGVGKTTTAKLFAQVIGGVFRRVQMTPDLLPSDILGTYFYDLRRGEWVLRKGPIFANVLFIDELSRAPPRTQSALLEAMQEGQVTIEGETLRLPEPFMVVASQMPVGSEGTYPLTPVLRDRFAYSYASSYPDPKMEVELLSRIDEIDEARVGKVLEPRDVAELRRAARGVHVAPSVRKYIVDVVNAVRRREEVLLGPSPRASIWLYKGSRALALLEGMDYVIPDHVKQLAPYTLRHRIVLRPEREAEGADASAIVSRVLEEVEVPKI; encoded by the coding sequence ATGCAGCCCAGCGCGGCCGCGAAGCTGGCCGAGGCCATCGAGGAGCTTAGGAGGTACATACTGGGCTACGAGGACCTCCTTAGGCTCCTGGCGGTCGCCCTGGTCAGCGGGGGCCACGTGCTGATAGAGGGGCCTCCAGGGGTCGGGAAGACGACGACGGCAAAGCTCTTCGCCCAGGTGATAGGGGGCGTGTTTAGAAGAGTCCAGATGACGCCCGACCTCCTGCCATCGGACATACTTGGCACCTACTTCTACGACCTCCGGAGAGGAGAGTGGGTGCTCCGGAAGGGCCCCATCTTCGCAAACGTCCTGTTCATCGACGAGCTCAGCCGGGCACCCCCAAGGACGCAGAGCGCGCTGCTGGAGGCGATGCAGGAGGGGCAGGTGACGATCGAGGGCGAGACGCTCAGGCTGCCGGAGCCCTTCATGGTCGTGGCCTCCCAGATGCCCGTCGGCTCTGAGGGGACCTACCCCTTAACCCCCGTGCTGAGGGACCGCTTCGCCTACTCCTACGCCTCGAGCTACCCCGACCCAAAGATGGAGGTGGAGCTGCTGTCGAGGATAGACGAGATAGACGAGGCTAGAGTGGGGAAGGTCCTGGAGCCCCGGGACGTGGCCGAGCTGAGGAGGGCCGCCCGCGGCGTGCACGTAGCCCCCTCGGTGAGGAAGTACATAGTCGATGTAGTAAACGCTGTGAGGAGGAGGGAGGAGGTGCTCCTAGGGCCCTCCCCGAGGGCGTCGATATGGCTCTACAAGGGTAGCAGGGCGCTGGCCCTCCTAGAGGGCATGGACTACGTGATCCCCGACCACGTGAAGCAGCTGGCACCCTACACGCTGCGCCACAGGATAGTCCTTAGGCCTGAGCGGGAGGCCGAGGGGGCGGATGCCTCAGCCATAGTGTCTAGGGTGCTCGAGGAGGTAGAGGTACCGAAGATTTGA
- a CDS encoding DUF4350 domain-containing protein encodes MRRAAAAGLALSLALLLLIIALVPSTDDFALDNPFWNGMSRLAALLGARPVAAMDAGSLPGNSLVLVIGPSRPFTAQEARALKAFVERGGVLVVADDFGTANTLLALMGLRVRLNGSLLADPLFMHRSQYLPLARVAVGGRELRVYLNYGTFIEAAEGRCIGYSTPFSYIDANMNGRHDPGEPHGPFCTVLEARLGRGRLYLVADSSVFINSMLGLGDNLELARLLAGGRRAYIVADKWSPGLYTAARRLLAGAAAAALQTSLRYPLAAALGLAAYQAGRRLCRAARRRGRSAGPESEVERLLALHPGWDPDTLKRLAEEMRHAAQRGREAGRGHRGA; translated from the coding sequence GTGAGGAGGGCTGCCGCGGCGGGGCTGGCCCTCTCGCTGGCGCTGCTACTGCTGATCATAGCCCTGGTGCCCTCGACCGACGACTTCGCCCTAGACAACCCCTTCTGGAACGGCATGAGCAGGCTGGCGGCCCTGCTGGGGGCCAGGCCCGTCGCCGCCATGGACGCGGGGAGCCTCCCCGGGAACAGCCTGGTCCTCGTCATAGGCCCCAGCCGGCCCTTCACAGCCCAGGAGGCTAGAGCACTCAAAGCCTTCGTGGAGAGGGGCGGGGTGCTGGTCGTAGCCGACGACTTCGGCACGGCGAACACGCTGCTGGCCCTCATGGGGCTGAGGGTGAGGCTTAACGGCTCGCTGCTGGCAGACCCCCTCTTCATGCACCGCTCCCAGTACCTGCCGCTCGCCAGGGTCGCGGTGGGGGGCAGAGAGCTGAGAGTCTACCTAAACTACGGCACGTTCATCGAGGCCGCGGAGGGGAGGTGTATAGGCTACTCCACGCCATTCAGCTACATAGACGCCAACATGAACGGCCGCCACGACCCCGGGGAGCCCCACGGCCCCTTCTGCACGGTCCTCGAGGCGCGGCTGGGGCGGGGGAGGCTCTACCTGGTAGCGGACTCAAGCGTCTTCATAAACTCCATGCTGGGGCTGGGGGACAACCTGGAGCTCGCGAGGCTCCTGGCCGGGGGGAGGAGGGCCTATATAGTCGCGGACAAGTGGAGCCCAGGCCTCTACACGGCCGCGAGGAGGCTGCTGGCAGGCGCTGCGGCAGCGGCCCTCCAGACCTCGCTCCGCTACCCCCTGGCGGCGGCTCTGGGCCTGGCAGCCTACCAGGCGGGCAGGAGGCTCTGCAGGGCGGCCCGCCGGAGGGGGAGGAGCGCCGGCCCCGAGAGCGAGGTTGAAAGACTCCTGGCGCTCCACCCCGGCTGGGACCCGGATACGCTGAAGAGGCTTGCAGAGGAGATGCGTCATGCAGCCCAGCGCGGCCGCGAAGCTGGCCGAGGCCATCGAGGAGCTTAG
- a CDS encoding DUF4129 domain-containing protein encodes MRRRVLPALALLALLALAAAWAARPPRHVDPSTARGEGPSPLALLALYARVAEAIGSMNLSAARAGLSLAEQVYAPAGLRYTLERLNSLLDRLAAQVNETRSLLAEARRSIAVSDPGTAAKLLDKARTSLTGARVTYDELRDAARELERHGIPGRGLEEILARIGGALERLEAELRSLEREAQGLVELTPTRVNVTAEPASLAPGGILHLAGCLETAAGEPLPGRRVLVHLGPETLEAVTGPGGCYALETRLDIYMHSVPVYAEYTPQGPDRGLYRYSRSATITVHVDYVEPPLEARLARDTLAPGESTTLEIETMRGLRVVVETPFTGRQLLGPVEGPARIQVRVPPDAAEGAYTVTVRTLPQGAIGPASVQLALRVRRLTPHVEVRAPSLLLTGLPGRLEVLTDTVSRIVVSSPEAGLSLALQGRRADLELRVPHSYLGTVASIHVRVEPLSPSYRSVDEEIRVRVYNTPALVAASSPLAAAAGLLLRRGRGRGAGRGGAAGAAEPAPQQPPGSGGGIRGLYHRLLEALRKATGVEPRPSYTLREYLARIRGRLPQSIYRAVEEVFLGLERIAYGPGGPRGLLEQLRRRMERLLAALHSLTAGGGEP; translated from the coding sequence GTGAGGAGGCGCGTACTCCCAGCCCTAGCCCTCCTGGCCCTGCTCGCCCTGGCGGCAGCCTGGGCCGCCAGGCCCCCTAGGCACGTGGACCCCTCCACCGCGAGGGGGGAGGGGCCCAGCCCCCTAGCCCTCCTGGCCCTCTACGCCAGGGTCGCGGAGGCAATCGGGTCAATGAACCTCTCGGCCGCCAGGGCGGGGCTGTCCCTCGCGGAGCAGGTCTACGCCCCGGCGGGCCTCCGCTACACCCTTGAGAGGCTTAACAGCCTGCTAGACAGGCTCGCCGCTCAGGTCAACGAGACGAGGAGCCTACTGGCGGAGGCCAGGAGGAGCATAGCAGTGTCGGACCCCGGTACGGCCGCCAAGCTGCTCGACAAGGCGAGGACGAGCCTCACGGGGGCCAGGGTGACCTACGACGAGCTAAGGGACGCGGCCAGGGAGCTGGAGAGGCACGGCATACCCGGCAGGGGGTTGGAGGAGATCCTGGCGCGTATAGGCGGTGCCCTGGAGAGGCTGGAGGCGGAGCTTAGGAGCCTCGAGAGGGAGGCCCAGGGGCTGGTGGAGCTGACACCCACCCGTGTAAACGTGACGGCCGAGCCGGCGAGCCTGGCCCCCGGCGGCATCCTCCACCTGGCGGGCTGCCTCGAGACGGCTGCAGGGGAGCCCCTGCCGGGTAGGAGGGTGCTAGTCCACCTAGGCCCTGAGACCCTGGAGGCCGTCACGGGCCCCGGGGGCTGCTACGCGCTGGAGACGAGGCTGGACATCTACATGCACAGCGTGCCGGTGTACGCCGAGTACACGCCCCAGGGCCCCGACAGGGGGCTCTACAGGTACTCGAGGTCGGCGACCATAACAGTCCACGTGGACTACGTGGAGCCTCCCCTCGAGGCGAGGCTTGCCAGGGACACCCTGGCCCCCGGGGAGAGCACCACGCTAGAGATAGAGACCATGAGGGGGCTTAGAGTGGTGGTCGAGACGCCGTTCACCGGCAGGCAGCTGCTAGGCCCAGTCGAGGGCCCGGCCAGGATCCAGGTGAGGGTCCCCCCGGACGCGGCCGAGGGAGCCTACACGGTGACTGTAAGGACGCTCCCCCAGGGCGCCATAGGCCCGGCGTCTGTCCAGCTAGCCCTCCGGGTCCGGAGGCTCACCCCGCACGTAGAGGTGAGGGCTCCAAGCCTGCTCCTCACCGGGCTGCCCGGCAGGCTGGAGGTGCTCACAGACACCGTTTCGAGGATAGTCGTCTCGAGCCCCGAGGCCGGGCTCAGCCTGGCCCTCCAGGGGAGGAGAGCGGATCTGGAGCTGAGAGTGCCCCACAGCTACCTAGGCACGGTGGCCAGCATCCACGTCCGCGTTGAGCCGCTCAGCCCCAGCTACAGGAGCGTGGACGAGGAGATCAGGGTCAGGGTGTACAACACGCCCGCGCTCGTAGCAGCCTCTTCACCGCTGGCTGCCGCGGCGGGCCTCCTGCTGAGGCGTGGACGCGGGAGAGGGGCGGGGAGGGGCGGGGCCGCTGGAGCGGCTGAGCCGGCGCCGCAGCAGCCCCCCGGGAGCGGCGGGGGGATACGGGGCCTCTACCACCGGCTCCTGGAGGCCCTGAGGAAGGCCACCGGGGTGGAGCCTAGGCCCAGCTACACGCTCAGGGAGTACCTGGCGAGGATCCGGGGGAGGCTCCCCCAGAGCATCTACAGGGCTGTGGAGGAGGTCTTCCTCGGGCTGGAGAGGATAGCCTACGGCCCCGGCGGCCCCAGGGGGCTGCTCGAGCAGCTGCGCAGGCGCATGGAGAGGCTCCTAGCAGCGCTCCACAGCCTCACAGCCGGGGGAGGAGAGCCGTGA
- a CDS encoding glycosyltransferase family 2 protein: MRAGMRGLTVLIPVLDEAEAIGRVIDEVVSAGVPRENILVVDGGSRDGTVEIARARGVRVVRQEGRGKAMAVKTGLRHVSTPYVLVMDGDYTYPAEYIPVLYRVLVEGGYDLVIGARVPERGAQSLVYRVGNALLTRLFNLLFGTRLSDVLSGMYAARTRRLRELGFEMQGFSIESEIAAHVASTTGRIAEVPIRYRRRLGRKKLRVLHGLSIARDMVRLAWRYNPAFLIFLLGGLLLAPGLGLGGWVAYMYLAHGVKHYVKGLAAVVLSSTGLASLLLAVMALYLKRAEMRLQRRLEELAERLNRLLEERVDEGGEGPGEPPSPLPEQPPGQVAEVAALQDPQPAVGGVAEREEGGAREPVEPQDPGQGSQRRGHGGSPA, from the coding sequence TTGAGGGCCGGCATGAGGGGCCTGACGGTACTGATACCCGTCCTCGACGAGGCCGAGGCTATAGGCAGGGTTATAGACGAGGTCGTCTCGGCGGGCGTCCCCAGGGAGAACATCCTGGTCGTGGACGGGGGCAGCAGGGACGGGACGGTCGAGATAGCCAGGGCCCGCGGGGTGAGGGTGGTGAGGCAGGAGGGCCGCGGGAAGGCTATGGCTGTCAAGACGGGGCTGCGCCACGTCTCAACCCCCTACGTCCTCGTCATGGACGGGGACTACACGTACCCCGCGGAGTATATACCCGTCCTCTACCGGGTCCTGGTCGAGGGCGGCTACGACCTAGTGATAGGCGCCCGCGTGCCCGAGCGGGGCGCGCAGAGCCTCGTCTACCGGGTGGGGAACGCGCTGCTCACAAGGCTCTTCAACCTCCTCTTCGGCACCAGGCTTAGCGACGTGCTGAGCGGCATGTACGCGGCCCGGACCAGGAGGCTCCGGGAGCTGGGCTTCGAGATGCAGGGGTTCAGCATAGAGTCCGAGATAGCCGCCCACGTGGCCTCCACCACGGGGAGGATAGCGGAGGTCCCCATCAGGTACAGGAGGAGGCTTGGGAGGAAGAAGCTCCGGGTCCTCCACGGCCTGTCCATAGCCAGGGACATGGTCCGGCTCGCGTGGAGGTACAACCCCGCCTTCCTCATATTCCTGCTAGGCGGCCTCCTCCTCGCCCCGGGGCTCGGGCTGGGGGGCTGGGTCGCCTACATGTACCTGGCCCACGGGGTCAAGCACTACGTGAAGGGGCTGGCAGCGGTGGTGCTCTCCTCCACGGGCCTCGCCAGCCTCCTCCTCGCAGTGATGGCCCTCTACCTTAAGAGGGCCGAGATGAGGCTCCAGAGGAGGCTGGAGGAGCTCGCCGAGAGGCTCAACCGCCTACTGGAAGAGCGCGTCGATGAGGGGGGAGAGGGGCCTGGCGAGCCTCCCAGCCCTCTCCCCGAGCAGCCCCCGGGCCAGGTCGCGGAGGTCGCGGCGCTCCAGGACCCCCAGCCGGCCGTAGGCGGGGTAGCTGAGCGCGAGGAGGGCGGCGCCCGCGAGCCAGTGGAGCCCCAGGATCCTGGCCAGGGCAGCCAGCGCCGCGGGCACGGCGGCAGCCCCGCCTAG
- a CDS encoding glycosyltransferase family 2 protein, giving the protein MQETVPDTPAVDTALLEAAGAALAAIHFGVPLAYYLYLRRAWLRRPWGLRRDPGYTPRVVVVVPTYNEADLIERKLDDIYRQDYPREKLEVVVVDSASTDGTPEKARRWASKHPDLKVRLVEEPARRGKAHALNTALKHIPPDAEVVILTDADSFWPQRDTVRRAVAYLADPTVGAVSCLKKPAGQGPGGVEEAYRSLYNQVRLAESKAHSTPIFHGELAAYRKSLLEEIGGFPEDLGADDSHTATLIALKGRRAITPEDVWCTELVPRKGYTRWRIRRAQHLTQHFQKILKTSHKTPSQLKRILAVEAYLHLANPWLLPAAAALLALAAAHKSPSAIILLALAAALLAYKPYRTWITTQLYLTAAMIRNLHTKEITWEKQTKQ; this is encoded by the coding sequence ATGCAGGAAACAGTGCCAGACACGCCAGCAGTGGACACAGCCCTGCTAGAAGCCGCCGGGGCAGCCCTCGCAGCCATACACTTCGGGGTGCCCCTAGCCTACTACTTGTACCTCAGGAGGGCCTGGCTCCGCAGGCCCTGGGGGCTGAGGAGGGACCCCGGGTACACGCCCAGGGTGGTAGTGGTAGTGCCGACCTACAACGAGGCAGACCTCATAGAGCGTAAGCTCGACGACATCTACAGGCAGGACTACCCCCGCGAAAAGCTCGAAGTAGTGGTAGTGGACTCAGCCAGCACCGACGGCACCCCGGAGAAGGCTAGAAGGTGGGCCTCCAAGCACCCAGACCTAAAGGTCAGGCTCGTAGAGGAGCCCGCCAGGAGAGGCAAGGCGCACGCGCTAAACACAGCGCTAAAACACATCCCGCCAGACGCCGAGGTCGTAATCCTAACCGACGCAGACTCGTTCTGGCCCCAGAGAGACACGGTAAGGAGGGCCGTAGCCTACCTGGCAGACCCCACCGTGGGCGCCGTCTCCTGCCTCAAGAAGCCGGCGGGCCAGGGCCCCGGGGGCGTCGAGGAGGCCTACAGGAGCCTCTACAACCAGGTAAGGCTCGCAGAGAGCAAAGCCCACTCAACACCAATATTCCACGGGGAGCTAGCAGCCTACAGGAAGAGCCTCCTAGAAGAGATAGGAGGATTCCCGGAAGACCTCGGCGCAGACGACAGCCACACAGCAACCCTAATAGCGCTCAAAGGCCGCAGGGCGATAACACCCGAAGACGTATGGTGCACAGAGCTAGTGCCGAGAAAAGGCTACACCAGGTGGAGGATCCGCAGAGCGCAACACCTAACCCAACACTTCCAGAAAATCCTGAAAACAAGCCACAAAACACCAAGCCAGCTCAAGAGGATACTAGCAGTAGAGGCATACCTACACCTAGCCAACCCATGGCTACTACCAGCCGCCGCCGCACTACTAGCACTAGCCGCCGCCCACAAAAGCCCCTCAGCCATCATACTACTAGCCCTAGCCGCCGCGCTACTAGCGTACAAGCCGTACAGGACGTGGATAACAACACAACTATACCTCACAGCAGCAATGATAAGAAACCTACACACAAAGGAGATAACATGGGAAAAGCAGACCAAACAGTAA
- a CDS encoding glycosyltransferase family 4 protein, translating into MGKADQTVKGRVPEPMKILYITPRYYPHIGGVEYVVKSVAERLVRWGHKVAVFSGEPNIEIPKEDNVNNVHVIRWPVWSPSNAYHVPRKKTLFERMLENLLDDIDVLHIHNIHSVLTYYAWKIWRRRKNCKLILTPYYHGTGHTVIRRMLWIGWRRIIRRIIRDAYRVHTVSQLEASLISRDFQVPAVPIENGVEEKVKRLNWKPSNYVLYAGRIEKYKNIHRLAKIILMLNKKYGYDLSFMVIGEGPYREKLKKYLDNIGINYVISHFKPYEEYLKILSQAYFFGLLSEKESYPQSVNEANAIGVPVVIAKPWGANFNKRRRTLIIDPESNSEVLAMKISEFLKQVANEPRSNVPTWDEIAKIYIQKLYS; encoded by the coding sequence ATGGGAAAAGCAGACCAAACAGTAAAAGGGCGGGTTCCAGAACCCATGAAGATACTCTACATAACTCCTAGATACTATCCGCATATAGGTGGTGTGGAGTATGTAGTGAAGTCTGTCGCTGAGAGGCTGGTTAGATGGGGGCATAAAGTTGCTGTGTTCTCTGGAGAACCCAATATAGAGATTCCTAAGGAAGATAATGTCAATAATGTACATGTAATTAGGTGGCCTGTATGGAGCCCCTCTAATGCTTATCATGTACCGAGAAAAAAGACCTTGTTTGAAAGAATGTTGGAAAATCTGCTGGATGATATAGATGTACTTCATATTCACAACATACATAGTGTTTTAACATATTATGCATGGAAAATTTGGAGACGAAGAAAAAACTGCAAGTTGATTTTAACGCCTTATTATCATGGAACAGGTCATACAGTAATTAGGAGAATGTTGTGGATCGGATGGAGAAGAATAATTAGAAGGATAATAAGAGATGCATATAGGGTTCATACAGTATCGCAATTAGAAGCTTCATTGATATCAAGAGATTTCCAGGTGCCGGCTGTACCGATCGAAAACGGGGTTGAAGAGAAAGTTAAAAGGCTCAATTGGAAACCTAGCAATTATGTTCTTTATGCAGGTAGGATTGAGAAATATAAAAATATTCATAGGCTAGCTAAAATAATATTGATGCTTAATAAGAAATATGGATATGATCTTAGCTTTATGGTTATTGGTGAAGGCCCATATAGAGAAAAGCTTAAAAAATATTTAGATAATATAGGAATCAATTATGTGATCTCACACTTTAAACCATATGAGGAATACCTCAAAATACTTTCGCAAGCATACTTCTTTGGATTGCTATCTGAAAAGGAATCTTATCCTCAGAGTGTGAATGAGGCCAATGCCATTGGAGTACCGGTGGTTATAGCAAAACCTTGGGGAGCAAATTTTAATAAAAGAAGGAGAACATTAATAATTGATCCAGAAAGCAATAGTGAGGTTTTAGCCATGAAAATAAGCGAATTCTTAAAACAAGTAGCTAATGAGCCTAGATCTAATGTCCCTACATGGGATGAGATCGCTAAAATATACATTCAAAAACTGTATAGCTAG